A region of the Candidatus Methylomirabilis oxygeniifera genome:
GTTCTCGCGCCTCCCCAAGGTCGAGGTTCACGCAACTGAGCAGGAGTCGCCCGGGGGTGAATTTCATCGTGGTGGGGAGAGCGCGCTCACCCAGAATGGTGGACGTTCGACGAAGCCCGGCCAGGAACGCCTCGCGATTAACCGTGACCTCCTTGGTCGCATTGGCGGGAATGACCTGTTCATAGTTAGGAAACTGTCCCTCAATGAGGCGCGCGTCGATCAGGGTGTCGTCGGTCTGGAGAAGAAGGTGATTATCTGAGATCTCGATGGTGATTTGGCCGGGTTCTTCTCGCAACAACTTGAGCGTCTCTGCCGCGGCTTTCCGCGGGATAATGGCGTCGATTGCGGCGGTCAACTGACAGCTATCGGATGACAACTCATGATTGGTCATTGCGAGCCGATGACCGTCAGTGGCTACCATCTTGACATCCTTTGGCGTGACACGAAAGAGGATTCCATTTAAAGTATAGCGAGTCTGATCGGATGAGACAGCAAACAATGTCCGTCGTATCATGTCGCGAAACAGGCGACGATCAATAACAATGCCGCTCTGCTTCGGTTCGCGCATGGATGGAAAATCGTCCCGGGACAAACCTTTTACTCTAAATTCTGAGTTGCCACATGTGATGGTCGCTGTCAGCTCTCCATCGACAGAGAGATCCACGGATGTCGCGGGGAGTTCGCGAACGATTTCATAGAGCTTTCTTGCTGAAAGCGCGATAGATCCCTCCTTCACGACTTGCCCTGGCACTCGTTTTCGCACCCCAATATCCAGATCGGTTCCAAACACCGAAAGGTACGAAGGAGAGGTCTCCAGGAGGAGGTGAGAGAGGATGGGAAGGCTCCGTTTGGTTTCTACAACAGCCTGAATCGGCCCGACACCATTAAGCAGGTCGTCCCGTAACACCTTGATGTGCATGTACTTCTCACTCCTCTGGAAGTGTTAGTGATTCTCTGGGTATTCAGGATAAGAATTTAAAGATTCGAAGTAGTAATAGGTGCCTCTGGAAATGTGGATGACTCCGCCGGCCCGCATAGCGGCACGCGTTTTATAGGATCGATCCAATGAGAAGGGTTGTGTATAACGTGCACAATGATTGAAGGTGTCGACAGATATCAACAGGCTCCCCACAGAAAATATCGACCTGCTGGGATTACATACTTACACACACCTTGTCCACACCTGTTGAAAACTTCTAGAGCTTTAGATATAGATAGTTAGTTACGACTTGTATCAAGCGGAGCAAAAGGAAGGCAATACCGGCCAGCCTCGTCGGCTCCATGCGCTATTTTGGCTTGACAGCCGAGTCGTCGCAAGCTATATTGGCTTTTGTTTTCATTGTGAACAGGGGAACAATCGTCTACCGCTCAATAGGAATTCATCATGAAACGGACATATCAGCCCAACAAGAGCAAGCGAAAACGAACGCACGGTTTTCTGGCTCGCATGAGCACCCCTAACGGCCGGAACGTCATCAAGCGAAGAAGGGCAAAAGGCCGCAAAAGGCTCACCGTGTAATTTTGCTCTTCGCTTCTGCTGAGTACCGCCGGTTTAACGTATTCTCAATCGCTAGAGATCGATCACAGCAATGCAACGACCGGCATCGAGCGGTACAGCCCGAACGAGAAGGGCTTTTAACAACAAATATTTTACGCTGTATGCGCGGTTTGCGTCAACTAAAAAACAACAGCTCCAATTAGCTTTTGGGGCGCGCACAGGCACGGCAACAGTTCGGAATAGAGCAAAACGCTTGGCGCGTGAGACGTTTCGACTCAATTGCCACCGGCTTCCAGCGGGCATTGAAATTCTGATAACCGCCCAAAAGGGCATTGGCGCTCTTAGCCGACGCGATATGAGAGGTCAGATCGTAGATCTCTTTGAGTACGCGTGTAAACTCTCACCATCCAGCTCCTCCGAACCACCGGTTAGGGCAGGTGACACCAGCACGCATCGTTAGAGGGATTCTGGTGGCGTACAAGGCGATGGTGTCGCCACTGCTGCCCCCAGCCTGTAGGTTCTACCCTACTTGCGCGGATTATGCGGATGAGGCGATAGGCAGGTATGGGCTGACGCGAGGCCTGCTTCTCGCTGCGTACCGTCTCGCCCGATGTCACCCGTGGTGCGAGGGCGGATACGACCCGGTAAAATAGGCGGCTGCCGTTTTTGAGTTTGCAGCCTTCGCGATAGGAGTGACATGTCGTCACAGGTTCGAGCACTGCTGGCGGTCGCCCTTGCGACCGTAATTCTTTTCGGCGCACAGTTCCTCCTGCCGGGTCCTAAAGAGTCGAAAGAATCATCGGAGCCGTCGAAACAGGAGGCGGTCGGTACTGCAACAAAATCCCCGACGTCCCCAGCGAGCAAAGCTCCCGGTCCGTTGGAGCGCCCCCAGGTGCGGGAAGTCGTTCCGAGAGCTCCGGAGCGAGAAGCAATCGTGGAGACGGACGTTGTGAGGGCCGTCTTGACGTCGCGGGGTGGGGCGCTGAAGAGTTGGCGGCTCAAGTCGTACCGGGCCGCTGACGGCCAGGGGGTGGACCTCGTCGCGCTCCAGCAGGGGGAGTTGCCGGGTCCGCTTCTGGTCTCCAGCGGCAATCCGGAGGAGCCGGCGCCGCTGGACTTCGACATCGATAAAGCGGAGGTCAGCCTTCGTTCGCCGTCCGAGACCGGGTCGATTACCTTTTCTTCGCGCGGAAGCGGGCCGCTTCAACTCTCCAAGCGCCTGACATTCAAAGGCAATAGCTATCGCGTTGAGGTTGAGTTCTCCTGGAAAAACACCGGCAAAAAGCCGATAACCATCGCGCCGGAAATCGCGTGGGGTCCAGGATTCTACAGCGGCGTCGACGGTGAGCGTGCGCAGGTCGTGTCAGCCACAAGCTGGGTAGATGGGCGCCGCGTGACGGACGACCTTGGAAGTCTTAAGGGTGCTGTTACCCATAGCGGGCAGGTATCGTGGACGGCCCTTCAGAATCTCTACTTCGCCGCAGCGCTCTTGCCTGAAGGCAAAGGGAGTACGGCGACGATACGCAAAGGGCCGGAGGAACAGCCGGTCATTGCTCTCGTCACCCCAACTCAGAGCCTTGAGCCGGGGGGGGGGTTGACGCAGCGCGTTGCTGTCTATAGTGGGCCGAAGGATCTGGACCATCTCAATGCCGCCGGATCGGATCTCAGTAAAATCGTGGATCTTGGGTGGTTCGATGCGCTCGCCCGTCCTGCGCTTCACCTGCTGCGTTTTCTGAATCGCATTAGCGGCAACTACGGTGTCGCCATCATCCTGGTGAGCGTGCTGCAGAAGATCGTTCTTCATCCCCTTACCGCAAAAAGCCTCCGGTCGATGCAGGCGATGAAGGCGTTGCAACCGAAGATCGCCGCCATCTCGGAGCGCAATAAAAACAATCCGCAGAAGAAGCAGCAAGAGGTCATGGGGCTGTACAAAAAGCACGGAGTCAACCCGCTGGGCGGGTGCCTCCCAATGCTGATTCAGCTCCCAATCTTCGTCGCACTCTACAACGCGCTCTCGAGCTCAGTGGAGATGTGGCGAGCCCCATTTCTTTGGATTAAGGATCTTTCTCAGCCGGATGCCCTCTTCGCGTTTGATGTGTGGGGCTTGAAGGACTACCCCTTTAACCTATTGGCGCTATTGATGGGCGCAAGTATGTTCTTCCAACAAAAGATGTCCCCCCCCAGCTCAAGTGATCCGCAGCAGGCGAAGCTGATGTTGTGGATGATGCCGACCATGTTTACCTTCATGTTTTGGACCTTCCCTTCAGGGTTGGTGTTGTATTGGCTTGTGAGCAATATCCTCCAGATGGGTCAACAGCAGTGGCTGCAGAAGCGAGGAAAGCTCGCACTCAGTGGACCGGAGGCGACCTAACCGGATTGCCACGCCGGAGCGGGCGGCCCAACAGACTATTGCCGACCGCAGCGAGCTTCTGACTCGAGGGCTCGACCGTATCGGGCTTCAGTTGACGCCCGCGCAACGCGAGGCGTTCGACATCTACCTGTCGGAGTTGCGACGGTGGGCCTCGCAGATAAATCTGACCGGCCTGAGATCGGAAGAGGCCATCATCCGAGAGGGGTTCCTGCGCTCTCTTGCCCATAGGGCGGCCTTCGAGCCCGCACCGTCAGTGAAAGCCATAGACGTCGGATCGGGTGCGGGGTTCCCCGGCCTGGTCCTCAAAATGGGCTATCCCGACATTGAGATAGTGTTGCTCGAGCCCAGGCGGAAGCGAGCCGCCTTTCTGCGCTCCACCATACGACGTCTGGAGCTTACCGGTGTTCGCTGTATCCAGGCCAGGGTCGAGGCGCTGTACGGGGATGCCGAACATCAGGGTAGATATGCTGTCGCCTTCGCGCGTGCAGTTGGTCCGGTCGCGGACGTGGCGCGCATGATTAAGCCACTCCTGACGCCTGGTGGACGCCTGATTGTGCAGGCGGGGCAAGAAGCGCGCGACTCACTCCCCTCCCTGCGCCCATTGCTTGCCGCATTGGGGATGAGGGCGGAGATCCGGGAGGGTCCTGCCCCAGACGAGGGGAGTCCACCAACCTACCTGCTTGTCATCGAGAGGACTGACAGCGTAGAAGAGATGATGGCCGACAGTTAAAGAATGTTTCACGTGAAACTCCCCGCAATTCGCCACTTTGTTCCTGTTGCCGACTGTGGTACCCTTCTGGAGAAGTTTAGCAGGGACATTCCATGAGCGTTGCCGCGCCGCGGCACACGAAAATGCTATCTGAGAAGCTGTCAGCCTTCAGCGATCAGCGTCAGCTCTTCCGGTGCGTTGCCTGTTGTTTTTGAAGCTGAAGGCTGATCGCTGAAGGCTATTTTCTGAGTAACACCCCATGCGGCCGCACGGCGGCGGGCGAAAACCCCCTTGATCCCCCTTTACGAAAGGGTAGTCAGGGGTTTTTTGGGTGTTGTCGGGTTACGCCGCGCTAACCCGACCTACGGCTGACGGCTGAGCGCTGATTGCCGACG
Encoded here:
- the dnaN gene encoding DNA polymerase III, beta-subunit (Evidence 2a : Function of homologous gene experimentally demonstrated in an other organism; PubMedId : 1349852, 14592985, 2841344, 3527871, 6234204; Product type e : enzyme), which gives rise to MHIKVLRDDLLNGVGPIQAVVETKRSLPILSHLLLETSPSYLSVFGTDLDIGVRKRVPGQVVKEGSIALSARKLYEIVRELPATSVDLSVDGELTATITCGNSEFRVKGLSRDDFPSMREPKQSGIVIDRRLFRDMIRRTLFAVSSDQTRYTLNGILFRVTPKDVKMVATDGHRLAMTNHELSSDSCQLTAAIDAIIPRKAAAETLKLLREEPGQITIEISDNHLLLQTDDTLIDARLIEGQFPNYEQVIPANATKEVTVNREAFLAGLRRTSTILGERALPTTMKFTPGRLLLSCVNLDLGEARERLDIEYQHDEMSVGFNARYILDFLGALTTEQATIRLQDPLSPALFSGKDDKQYTCVIMPMRL
- a CDS encoding protein of unknown function (Evidence 5 : No homology to any previously reported sequences) → MGSLLISVDTFNHCARYTQPFSLDRSYKTRAAMRAGGVIHISRGTYYYFESLNSYPEYPENH
- a CDS encoding protein of unknown function (Evidence 5 : No homology to any previously reported sequences) → MRYFGLTAESSQAILAFVFIVNRGTIVYRSIGIHHETDISAQQEQAKTNARFSGSHEHP
- a CDS encoding protein of unknown function (Evidence 5 : No homology to any previously reported sequences) — encoded protein: MQRPASSGTARTRRAFNNKYFTLYARFASTKKQQLQLAFGARTGTATVRNRAKRLARETFRLNCHRLPAGIEILITAQKGIGALSRRDMRGQIVDLFEYACKLSPSSSSEPPVRAGDTSTHR
- a CDS encoding conserved protein of unknown function (Evidence 4 : Homologs of previously reported genes of unknown function) — its product is MSTRVNSHHPAPPNHRLGQVTPARIVRGILVAYKAMVSPLLPPACRFYPTCADYADEAIGRYGLTRGLLLAAYRLARCHPWCEGGYDPVK
- a CDS encoding putative Inner membrane protein oxaA (Evidence 3 : Function proposed based on presence of conserved amino acid motif, structural feature or limited homology), which produces MSSQVRALLAVALATVILFGAQFLLPGPKESKESSEPSKQEAVGTATKSPTSPASKAPGPLERPQVREVVPRAPEREAIVETDVVRAVLTSRGGALKSWRLKSYRAADGQGVDLVALQQGELPGPLLVSSGNPEEPAPLDFDIDKAEVSLRSPSETGSITFSSRGSGPLQLSKRLTFKGNSYRVEVEFSWKNTGKKPITIAPEIAWGPGFYSGVDGERAQVVSATSWVDGRRVTDDLGSLKGAVTHSGQVSWTALQNLYFAAALLPEGKGSTATIRKGPEEQPVIALVTPTQSLEPGGGLTQRVAVYSGPKDLDHLNAAGSDLSKIVDLGWFDALARPALHLLRFLNRISGNYGVAIILVSVLQKIVLHPLTAKSLRSMQAMKALQPKIAAISERNKNNPQKKQQEVMGLYKKHGVNPLGGCLPMLIQLPIFVALYNALSSSVEMWRAPFLWIKDLSQPDALFAFDVWGLKDYPFNLLALLMGASMFFQQKMSPPSSSDPQQAKLMLWMMPTMFTFMFWTFPSGLVLYWLVSNILQMGQQQWLQKRGKLALSGPEAT
- a CDS encoding putative Methyltransferase gidB (Glucose-inhibited division protein B) (Evidence 3 : Function proposed based on presence of conserved amino acid motif, structural feature or limited homology), encoding MDRRRPNRIATPERAAQQTIADRSELLTRGLDRIGLQLTPAQREAFDIYLSELRRWASQINLTGLRSEEAIIREGFLRSLAHRAAFEPAPSVKAIDVGSGAGFPGLVLKMGYPDIEIVLLEPRRKRAAFLRSTIRRLELTGVRCIQARVEALYGDAEHQGRYAVAFARAVGPVADVARMIKPLLTPGGRLIVQAGQEARDSLPSLRPLLAALGMRAEIREGPAPDEGSPPTYLLVIERTDSVEEMMADS